The following are encoded in a window of Lentimicrobiaceae bacterium genomic DNA:
- a CDS encoding FeoB-associated Cys-rich membrane protein produces MLQTVIAIVIIAGAFAIAGIRLYKKVTNPLKGCDGCAGDCNGCSLYDLKKEIEAKNVKNNRLKKK; encoded by the coding sequence ATGCTGCAGACCGTTATTGCCATAGTTATTATTGCCGGGGCTTTTGCCATAGCAGGCATACGTTTGTATAAAAAAGTTACCAACCCTCTGAAAGGCTGCGATGGCTGTGCAGGCGACTGTAACGGATGTAGTTTATACGATTTGAAAAAGGAAATTGAGGCAAAGAATGTAAAAAATAATCGCTTGAAGAAAAAATAA